The Ranitomeya imitator isolate aRanImi1 chromosome 3, aRanImi1.pri, whole genome shotgun sequence genome has a window encoding:
- the LAMTOR5 gene encoding ragulator complex protein LAMTOR5, which yields MESALEQHLEETMKIPSIVGVLCTDSQGLNLGCCGSLSDEHAGVISILPQQAAKLTTDPTDVPVVCLESDSGTIMIQKHDRLTVAIHKMTS from the exons ATGGAGTCGGCTCTGGAGCAGCACCTGGAGGAAAC GATGAAAATCCCATCTATCGTTGGCGTTTTGTGCACGGATTCTCAAGGACTGAACTTGGGGT GCTGTGGAAGTCTCTCGGATGAGCATGCTGGTGTTATCTCCATACTCCCTCAACAAGCAGCTAAGCTTACAACAGACCCTACTGATGTGCCAGTTGTATGTCTGGAATCTGACAGCGG AACCATTATGATTCAGAAACATGACCGCTTGACTGTAGCGATTCATAAAATGACCTCCTAG